In the Hevea brasiliensis isolate MT/VB/25A 57/8 chromosome 8, ASM3005281v1, whole genome shotgun sequence genome, AAAATGTCATTGAAGACATGCTTGGAGGAATTCCACCTGAGATGCTGTTGTCTGAGAGATCAAGTGATAACAATTGGCGTAGTTCTGAAATGCTATTGGGAATCCGGCCACTGATATGATTTCTTGACAAGTTCAAAACCACCAAACCGATCAATTTTGTTATTTCTTCAGGGAGCTCTCCATATAAATTGTTTCCTGAAAGGTCTATGCTAGTCATAAGGGAAAGAGTCTTGGTGTATACAAGAGGCTGGCCATACATGTTCACAGCTAAGTTTTCTTGGTAGTACTGTGTCATGTATGATCCATAGAACAAATAGATGTTTACAGTTTGTTGTCGAGCCATGGCCTTAAGATCTCCAAAGCTAGCAGGAATGGTGCAGTTCAACTTGTTTTCTGCGAGGTCCAGAACTTGCAGGGAACTCAAATTTGAAAGCAATAAGGGAATTTCCCCAAAAAAGTTGTTTGACCTCAGGCTAAGTATTCTAAGATGTGGGAAAGCCTGTCCAATCCAAGGTGGAATATTTCCTGTAAACCTGTTGTTCCCAAGGTCTAGAGTTTCTAGACAAGACAAATTCTGGAGAGATGATGGGAATTCTCCTGAGAATCTGTTGTTGCTTAAGTGAAGCGTTTGAAGTAAACTTAGCTGACCTAAAGATGCTGGAATCTCACCTAAAAAGTTGTTGTTTTGAAGGTCTAGAACCGAGAGAAAAGAACTATTCCCTATGCTTGGAGGAATGACTCCCATCAAATTATTTCTCGAAAGATCAATGACTTGAAGTGATTTCATCTCTCCAATAGAGTCTGGGACTTCAGAAGTGATTTGGTTGTTTGAAAGAGAGAGGAAGACCAACTTTGGCATGATTTTACCAATGTTGTCAGGGATAGGACCATAAAATTGGTTATTAGAAAGATCTAGCAGCTTGATTCCTTCACTTGGAAGGGGAATGGGTCCATAGAAGTGGTTGGAACTCAAATCAACTAGTGCAGAAGGAGCTATATTTAATGGATTTGGCAACTGACCTTCAAACTGATTAAATGAAATGTTCAACACGGATAGGTTGCCTGACATTTCCCAAAACCATTCTGGTATTGAACCTGAAACACTGGCATTTGGGAAATGTAGATATTtcaactccttttgagatctAAGCCACTCAGGAAACAAAGGACCAAGATGGCACGAACCTATTTCAAGATACTGCAGCTGGAATGGTGGGATCCAATCAGAACTGACATTTAAAATGAATGAATTTGCAGACAACAGCAATAACTGCAATTTACTTAGCCTTGAGAAATGAACTTCTGAGATAATACCTGTCAATTCATTGATAGAAACATCAAGGGTGGACAAATTAGAGAGTTGTCCTAAACTTTCAGGCAGAGTACCATTTAGTTTATTTGCTTCAAGCCTGAGTTTGGATAGATGCTGCAAATTTCCTAAAGAAGCGGGAATGGGACCTTGAAGTGAGTTCCACTGCAAATTGAGTTCCACGAGACTTGTGAGCTGGCCCAACCAATCTGGCAAGTTACCAGTTAATTTGTTCTCACTGCAATCAAAGTCCTGCAAACTAGGAAATGGACCTTTAGAGGGGCAGCTTTCTATTCCTTCAAGGAATTCAGGTAAGCTTCCTGTCAGATTATTAACTGACAAGTTAATATATTGCAAATTACAAAGTTTTCCAATTGAGCTTGGAATCCTGCCCTTGACATTATTGTGaaacaaattgaggtaagtgagaAAAGTCATGTTTCCAAGGGAAGCAGGAAGTCTTCCATGTAAATTATTGAGTGCAAAATCAAGAACTTCTATACTTTCCCAGCTTCCACTAAGTAGTTGGGAGCAGCTGGCCGTGAGGTTGTAATTGTTTTCAAGCTTCAATGACTGCAAATTTATCAGTTCTCCAAAGCCAAGTGGAATTCTTCCGTATAAACTGCTAGAGCTGATATCGATTGATACAAGGCTGCTAATATTCACAAGCCAACTAGGTAACATGGAATTGAACTTGTTACCGTGTAGGTCTAAGACAGCAAGTGAAGTAAAGTTAACGAAAGTAAGCGTAGAAGTGAAAGTTGATAAACCACAAGAAGGCAAATGCAACTCAGTTAAACGAGAGAGCTTACTGAATGCCTCAATCCATCCTAAACCTACCATTGAAAGGTTTGATTCAGTCATTTCCAAATATTTCAACGAGACAAGACCAGTCACCCATTCAAAGTTACTAA is a window encoding:
- the LOC110652239 gene encoding receptor-like protein EIX1 isoform X2 encodes the protein MVDRNGSDREALLDFKKGLEDYEDRISSWKGSNCCQWWGIVCDKSSGAVVTVDLHNPYPSGYDASGRYGRWNLSGEIRPSLTKLKSLRYLDLSFNTFNGTIPDFLSSLENLQYLNLSNAGFSGAVPPNLGNVSRLQYLDLSSSFPDYLSVSNFEWVTGLVSLKYLEMTESNLSMVGLGWIEAFSKLSRLTELHLPSCGLSTFTSTLTFVNFTSLAVLDLHGNKFNSMLPSWLVNISSLVSIDISSSSLYGRIPLGFGELINLQSLKLENNYNLTASCSQLLSGSWESIEVLDFALNNLHGRLPASLGNMTFLTYLNLFHNNVKGRIPSSIGKLCNLQYINLSVNNLTGSLPEFLEGIESCPSKGPFPSLQDFDCSENKLTGNLPDWLGQLTSLVELNLQWNSLQGPIPASLGNLQHLSKLRLEANKLNGTLPESLGQLSNLSTLDVSINELTGIISEVHFSRLSKLQLLLLSANSFILNVSSDWIPPFQLQYLEIGSCHLGPLFPEWLRSQKELKYLHFPNASVSGSIPEWFWEMSGNLSVLNISFNQFEGQLPNPLNIAPSALVDLSSNHFYGPIPLPSEGIKLLDLSNNQFYGPIPDNIGKIMPKLVFLSLSNNQITSEVPDSIGEMKSLQVIDLSRNNLMGVIPPSIGNSSFLSVLDLQNNNFLGEIPASLGQLSLLQTLHLSNNRFSGEFPSSLQNLSCLETLDLGNNRFTGNIPPWIGQAFPHLRILSLRSNNFFGEIPLLLSNLSSLQVLDLAENKLNCTIPASFGDLKAMARQQTVNIYLFYGSYMTQYYQENLAVNMYGQPLVYTKTLSLMTSIDLSGNNLYGELPEEITKLIGLVVLNLSRNHISGRIPNSISELRQLLSLDLSDNSISGGIPPSMSSMTFLAYLDVSNNNLSGIIPNANQMTTFNASSFSGNPGLCGSPLSVKCSKDGSNGGGTGDSDGRGNAHSDNDDSFIDKWFYLSSGLGYAVGLLLPFLTFAIRTSWGDIYFGFVDRIAAKFQA
- the LOC110652239 gene encoding receptor-like protein EIX1 isoform X1 — its product is MKTISQLFIVLPVICLIAGEFILSGKAQMVDRNGSDREALLDFKKGLEDYEDRISSWKGSNCCQWWGIVCDKSSGAVVTVDLHNPYPSGYDASGRYGRWNLSGEIRPSLTKLKSLRYLDLSFNTFNGTIPDFLSSLENLQYLNLSNAGFSGAVPPNLGNVSRLQYLDLSSSFPDYLSVSNFEWVTGLVSLKYLEMTESNLSMVGLGWIEAFSKLSRLTELHLPSCGLSTFTSTLTFVNFTSLAVLDLHGNKFNSMLPSWLVNISSLVSIDISSSSLYGRIPLGFGELINLQSLKLENNYNLTASCSQLLSGSWESIEVLDFALNNLHGRLPASLGNMTFLTYLNLFHNNVKGRIPSSIGKLCNLQYINLSVNNLTGSLPEFLEGIESCPSKGPFPSLQDFDCSENKLTGNLPDWLGQLTSLVELNLQWNSLQGPIPASLGNLQHLSKLRLEANKLNGTLPESLGQLSNLSTLDVSINELTGIISEVHFSRLSKLQLLLLSANSFILNVSSDWIPPFQLQYLEIGSCHLGPLFPEWLRSQKELKYLHFPNASVSGSIPEWFWEMSGNLSVLNISFNQFEGQLPNPLNIAPSALVDLSSNHFYGPIPLPSEGIKLLDLSNNQFYGPIPDNIGKIMPKLVFLSLSNNQITSEVPDSIGEMKSLQVIDLSRNNLMGVIPPSIGNSSFLSVLDLQNNNFLGEIPASLGQLSLLQTLHLSNNRFSGEFPSSLQNLSCLETLDLGNNRFTGNIPPWIGQAFPHLRILSLRSNNFFGEIPLLLSNLSSLQVLDLAENKLNCTIPASFGDLKAMARQQTVNIYLFYGSYMTQYYQENLAVNMYGQPLVYTKTLSLMTSIDLSGNNLYGELPEEITKLIGLVVLNLSRNHISGRIPNSISELRQLLSLDLSDNSISGGIPPSMSSMTFLAYLDVSNNNLSGIIPNANQMTTFNASSFSGNPGLCGSPLSVKCSKDGSNGGGTGDSDGRGNAHSDNDDSFIDKWFYLSSGLGYAVGLLLPFLTFAIRTSWGDIYFGFVDRIAAKFQA